A stretch of Bordetella genomosp. 13 DNA encodes these proteins:
- the metE gene encoding 5-methyltetrahydropteroyltriglutamate--homocysteine S-methyltransferase encodes MTTIHNLGFPRIGAQRELKRAVEAYWAGKQSLDALREAGRQLRAAHWRLQADRGLAFVPVGDFAWYDHILEWTTLLGAVPARFGQPDGQPVTLDTLFRMGRGRAPSGTPAAACEMTKWFDTNYHYIVPELAPAQQFRIARDDLFEQVEEAQALGLTVKPVIPGPLTWLWLGKGDAYAEGASDPAKLKLLDALLPVYEAVLARLAGQGVQWVQIDEPILALDLPAAWREAFESVYARLASAVGASAAAPGAAVAAAPPATPVRLLLATYFDGLKDNLPTVAKLPVAGLHVDLVRAPEQLADVVAAIGPQQVLSAGVINGRNIWRTDLDAALSALAPVREKLGERLWLAPSCSLLHVPVDLAGETELDAELKSWLSFATQKIDELKLLGQALDGDGDPAVQHALAAQRAALQARRASPRIHNPAVARRMAGEAQVSRERAAFAERIARQQAELKLPAFPTTTIGSFPQTAEIRALRRDWKAGIISDSSYEASIRKEIEEVIRFQEKVGLDVLVHGEPERNDMVEYFGELLAGFAFTRNGWVQSYGSRCVKPPVIFGDVARPAPMTVGWSSYAQSLTSRPVKGMLTGPVTILQWSFVRDDQPREATCRQLALALRDEVVDLEQAGIRVIQIDEPAFREGLPLRRADWQAYLDWAVDCFRLSTAGVADGTQVHTHMCYSEFNDIIESIAAMDADVITIETSRSNMELLKAFEDFRYPNDIGPGVYDIHSPNVPEVGWMVDLMQKAAGRLPRERLWVNPDCGLKTRAWPETEAALVAMVDAARQLRA; translated from the coding sequence ATGACTACTATTCATAATCTCGGATTTCCGCGCATCGGCGCTCAGCGCGAACTGAAGCGTGCCGTCGAGGCGTACTGGGCGGGCAAGCAGAGCCTCGACGCGCTGCGCGAGGCGGGTCGGCAGCTGCGCGCGGCGCATTGGCGCCTGCAGGCCGACCGCGGCCTGGCGTTCGTGCCGGTAGGCGACTTCGCCTGGTACGACCACATCCTGGAATGGACCACGCTGCTGGGCGCCGTGCCGGCCCGCTTCGGCCAGCCAGACGGCCAGCCCGTCACCCTGGACACGCTGTTTCGCATGGGCCGCGGCCGCGCGCCCAGCGGCACGCCGGCCGCCGCCTGCGAAATGACCAAGTGGTTCGACACCAACTACCACTACATCGTGCCCGAACTGGCGCCCGCGCAGCAGTTCCGCATCGCCCGCGACGACCTGTTCGAGCAGGTCGAGGAAGCGCAGGCGCTGGGCCTGACCGTCAAGCCGGTGATCCCCGGTCCGCTGACGTGGCTGTGGCTAGGCAAGGGTGACGCCTATGCAGAGGGCGCGTCCGATCCCGCCAAGCTGAAGCTGCTGGACGCGTTGCTGCCCGTGTACGAAGCGGTGCTGGCCCGTCTGGCCGGGCAGGGCGTGCAATGGGTACAGATCGACGAACCCATCCTGGCGCTGGATCTGCCGGCAGCCTGGCGCGAGGCCTTCGAATCCGTCTATGCACGCCTGGCATCCGCTGTCGGCGCGTCGGCTGCCGCCCCCGGGGCTGCCGTGGCCGCCGCACCGCCCGCCACACCCGTCCGCCTGCTGCTGGCCACCTATTTCGACGGCCTGAAGGACAATCTGCCCACCGTGGCCAAGCTGCCCGTCGCCGGTCTGCACGTGGACCTGGTGCGCGCGCCGGAGCAGCTGGCCGACGTGGTTGCGGCCATCGGTCCACAGCAGGTGCTGTCGGCCGGCGTCATCAACGGGCGCAACATCTGGCGCACCGACCTGGATGCCGCGCTGAGCGCGCTGGCCCCGGTCCGCGAGAAGCTGGGGGAACGCCTGTGGCTCGCCCCTTCGTGCTCGCTGCTGCACGTGCCCGTTGACCTGGCCGGCGAAACCGAATTGGACGCCGAACTGAAGAGCTGGCTGTCGTTCGCCACGCAAAAGATCGACGAGCTGAAGCTGCTGGGCCAGGCGCTGGACGGCGATGGCGACCCGGCCGTCCAGCACGCACTGGCCGCCCAGCGCGCGGCGCTGCAGGCCCGTCGCGCCTCGCCGCGCATCCATAACCCCGCGGTTGCCCGCCGCATGGCCGGCGAAGCGCAGGTGTCGCGCGAGCGCGCCGCCTTTGCCGAACGCATCGCGCGCCAGCAGGCCGAACTGAAGCTGCCGGCCTTTCCCACCACGACCATCGGCTCGTTCCCGCAGACCGCGGAGATCCGTGCGCTGCGCCGCGATTGGAAAGCCGGCATCATCAGCGATTCCTCCTACGAGGCGTCCATCCGCAAGGAGATCGAGGAAGTCATCCGCTTCCAGGAGAAGGTCGGCCTGGACGTGCTGGTGCACGGCGAGCCCGAGCGCAACGACATGGTCGAGTACTTCGGCGAACTGCTGGCCGGCTTTGCTTTCACCCGCAACGGCTGGGTGCAGAGTTATGGATCGCGTTGCGTGAAGCCGCCAGTCATCTTCGGCGACGTGGCGCGCCCCGCGCCCATGACGGTGGGCTGGTCGTCGTACGCGCAGTCGCTGACCAGCAGGCCCGTCAAGGGCATGCTGACCGGTCCCGTCACCATCCTGCAGTGGTCTTTCGTGCGCGACGACCAGCCGCGCGAGGCAACGTGCCGCCAATTGGCCCTGGCGCTGCGCGACGAAGTGGTCGACCTGGAGCAGGCGGGCATCCGCGTCATCCAGATCGACGAACCCGCCTTCCGCGAAGGCCTGCCGCTGCGCCGCGCCGACTGGCAGGCCTATCTGGACTGGGCCGTGGACTGCTTCCGCCTGTCCACCGCCGGTGTGGCCGACGGCACCCAGGTGCACACCCACATGTGCTATTCAGAGTTCAACGACATCATCGAGTCGATCGCCGCGATGGACGCCGACGTCATCACCATCGAGACCTCGCGGTCGAACATGGAACTGCTGAAGGCCTTCGAAGACTTCCGCTATCCCAACGACATCGGCCCGGGCGTATACGACATCCATTCGCCCAATGTGCCCGAAGTCGGCTGGATGGTGGACCTGATGCAGAAGGCAGCCGGCCGCCTGCCGCGCGAGCGCCTGTGGGTGAATCCGGACTGCGGCCTGAAGACGCGGGCCTGGCCGGAAACCGAGGCGGCGCTGGTGGCAATGGTGGATGCGGCCCGGCAGTTGCGCGCGTAG
- the recX gene encoding recombination regulator RecX: MRRDGSRRAAPGRQGPVDSGPADSDPTEFSRTSDRQSGFRSRRAQGSRPSNPDDEFETMASGDAANPSSPPQPARSGPSLKARAVGYLSRREHARSELARKLRPYAEDPAQIDAVLDDLQREGWLSDARFAQSLVHRRAPQRGTARVVQELKQHGVDEAQVADLRDQLRATEYDRALEAWRKRFGDKPVDRTEYARQARFLAGRGFAHDVIRRILGESDED, from the coding sequence ATGCGCCGGGACGGATCCCGTCGTGCCGCGCCGGGCCGCCAAGGCCCGGTGGACTCCGGCCCGGCGGATTCCGATCCAACCGAGTTCAGCCGCACGTCCGACCGGCAATCGGGTTTTCGGTCCAGGCGCGCGCAAGGCAGCCGCCCCAGCAACCCGGACGACGAGTTCGAAACCATGGCCAGCGGCGACGCGGCCAACCCATCCAGCCCGCCCCAGCCGGCGCGCAGCGGCCCATCTCTCAAGGCGCGCGCCGTAGGCTACCTGTCTCGCCGCGAGCACGCCCGCAGCGAACTCGCGCGCAAGCTGCGTCCCTATGCCGAAGACCCCGCGCAGATCGACGCCGTCCTGGACGACCTGCAGCGCGAAGGCTGGCTGAGCGACGCGCGCTTCGCGCAAAGCCTGGTACATCGCCGCGCCCCGCAACGGGGCACCGCGCGCGTGGTGCAAGAACTGAAGCAGCACGGCGTGGACGAGGCCCAGGTGGCCGACCTGCGCGACCAGCTGCGCGCCACCGAATACGACCGCGCTCTCGAAGCCTGGCGCAAGCGCTTCGGCGACAAACCTGTCGATCGCACCGAATACGCCCGCCAGGCCCGCTTTCTGGCTGGTCGCGGCTTCGCCCACGACGTCATCCGCCGCATTCTGGGCGAGAGCGACGAAGACTAG
- a CDS encoding MFS transporter: MSTSTLAGGTPSAQPRPMTREERRVIFASSLGTVFEWYDFYLYGSLAAIIAAHFFSGVNPTAAFIFALLAFAAGFAVRPFGALVFGRLGDLVGRKYTFLVTIVIMGVSTFLVGVLPSYASIGIAAPAILIILRLLQGLALGGEYGGAATYVAEHAPHGRRGFYTSWIQTTATLGLFLSLLVILGVRLVLGEDDFRAWGWRIPFLISVVLLGISVWIRLQLNESPTFQRMKAEGKGSKAPLTDAFGKWSNLKVVILALLGLTAGQAVVWYTGQFYALFFLTQTLKVEANTANIMIAVALLIGTPFFVLFGALSDKIGRKPIIMAGCLIAAVTYFPIFKGLTHYANPALEAAQASAPVTVIADPATCSFQFNPVGTASFTSSCDVVKSFMARNSVNYQNQAAPAGSVAMVKIGNDQFQSFDGANMAPAEFKVKAAELDKALTTAIRSHGYPAKADPAQTNTVMVVLLLTILVIYVTMVYGPIAAMLVEMFPTRIRYTSMSLPYHIGNGWFGGFLPPVAFAVVAATGNIYDGLWYPIIIAVMTLVIGTLFVRESKDNDINA; the protein is encoded by the coding sequence ATGAGCACAAGCACCCTGGCAGGCGGCACCCCTTCCGCGCAGCCGCGTCCCATGACGCGCGAAGAGCGACGCGTGATCTTCGCGTCGTCCCTCGGCACGGTATTCGAGTGGTACGACTTCTATCTGTACGGTTCGCTGGCGGCCATCATCGCCGCGCACTTCTTTTCCGGCGTCAACCCCACCGCTGCATTCATCTTCGCGCTGCTGGCCTTCGCCGCCGGCTTCGCCGTGCGCCCGTTCGGCGCGCTGGTGTTCGGCCGCCTGGGCGACCTGGTCGGCCGCAAATACACGTTCCTGGTCACCATCGTGATCATGGGCGTGTCGACGTTCCTCGTTGGCGTGCTGCCCAGCTACGCCAGCATCGGCATCGCGGCGCCGGCCATCCTCATCATCCTGCGCCTGTTGCAGGGCCTGGCGCTGGGCGGCGAGTACGGCGGCGCGGCCACCTACGTGGCCGAGCATGCTCCGCATGGCCGCCGCGGCTTCTACACCAGCTGGATCCAGACCACCGCGACCCTGGGCCTGTTCCTGTCGCTGCTGGTCATCCTGGGCGTGCGGCTGGTACTGGGCGAAGACGATTTCCGCGCCTGGGGCTGGCGCATCCCGTTCCTGATCTCCGTCGTCCTGCTCGGCATCTCGGTGTGGATCCGGCTGCAGCTCAACGAATCGCCCACCTTCCAGCGCATGAAGGCTGAGGGCAAGGGCTCGAAGGCGCCGCTGACCGACGCGTTCGGCAAGTGGTCCAACCTGAAGGTCGTGATCCTGGCGCTGCTGGGCCTGACCGCCGGCCAGGCCGTCGTGTGGTACACGGGCCAGTTCTATGCCCTCTTCTTCCTGACGCAGACGCTGAAGGTCGAAGCCAACACCGCCAACATCATGATCGCGGTCGCGCTGCTCATCGGCACGCCGTTCTTCGTGCTGTTCGGCGCCCTGTCCGACAAGATCGGCCGCAAGCCCATCATCATGGCGGGCTGCCTGATCGCCGCGGTCACGTACTTCCCGATCTTCAAGGGTCTCACGCACTACGCCAACCCCGCGCTGGAAGCCGCCCAGGCCTCGGCGCCGGTCACCGTCATCGCCGACCCGGCCACGTGCTCGTTCCAGTTCAATCCGGTTGGCACGGCCTCGTTCACCAGCTCTTGCGACGTGGTCAAGTCGTTCATGGCGCGCAACTCGGTGAACTACCAGAACCAGGCCGCTCCGGCGGGTTCGGTGGCCATGGTGAAGATCGGCAACGACCAGTTCCAGTCGTTCGACGGCGCCAACATGGCGCCCGCCGAGTTCAAGGTGAAGGCTGCCGAGCTGGACAAGGCCCTGACCACCGCCATCCGCAGCCATGGCTACCCCGCCAAGGCGGATCCGGCCCAGACCAACACGGTCATGGTGGTGCTGCTGCTGACCATCCTGGTGATCTACGTGACGATGGTGTACGGACCGATCGCCGCCATGCTGGTCGAGATGTTCCCGACCCGCATCCGCTACACCTCGATGAGCCTGCCCTACCACATCGGCAACGGCTGGTTCGGCGGCTTCCTGCCTCCGGTGGCCTTCGCGGTCGTGGCAGCCACGGGCAACATCTACGATGGTCTGTGGTACCCCATCATCATCGCGGTGATGACGCTGGTGATCGGCACGCTGTTCGTGCGCGAGAGCAAGGACAACGACATCAACGCCTGA
- the recA gene encoding recombinase RecA codes for MDDKTTKAAAAEKAKALAAALSQIEKQFGKGSIMRYGDNEVEHDIQVVSTGSLGLDIALGVGGLPRGRVVEIYGPESSGKTTLTLQVIAEMQKLGGTCAFVDAEHALDVQYAAKLGVNLTDLLISQPDTGEQALEITDALVRSGSVDLIVIDSVAALVPKAEIEGEMGDSLPGLQARLMSQALRKLTATIKRTNCMVIFINQIRMKIGVMFGNPETTTGGNALKFYSSVRLDIRRIGSIKKGEEVIGNETRVKVVKNKVSPPFKQAEFDIMYGSGISREGEIIDLGVQAGVVDKAGAWYSYNGNRIGQGKDNVREYLKEHQDIAIEIENKVRENQGIVSRASTFTATAEEADEGSAE; via the coding sequence ATGGACGACAAAACCACCAAGGCCGCCGCAGCGGAGAAAGCCAAGGCACTGGCCGCGGCGCTTTCCCAAATCGAAAAGCAGTTCGGCAAGGGTTCGATCATGCGCTACGGCGACAACGAGGTCGAGCACGACATCCAGGTCGTGTCCACCGGCTCGCTGGGCCTGGACATCGCGCTGGGCGTCGGCGGCCTGCCGCGCGGCCGCGTGGTCGAAATCTACGGTCCTGAATCGTCGGGCAAGACCACGCTCACGCTGCAGGTCATCGCCGAAATGCAGAAGCTCGGCGGCACCTGCGCATTCGTCGACGCCGAGCACGCCCTCGACGTCCAGTACGCCGCCAAGCTGGGCGTCAACCTCACCGACCTGCTGATCTCGCAACCCGACACCGGCGAACAGGCGCTCGAAATCACCGACGCCCTGGTGCGCTCGGGTTCGGTCGACCTCATCGTCATCGACTCGGTGGCTGCCCTGGTGCCCAAGGCCGAAATCGAAGGCGAAATGGGCGACTCGCTGCCCGGCCTGCAGGCCCGCCTGATGAGCCAGGCGCTGCGCAAGCTCACCGCCACCATCAAGCGCACCAACTGCATGGTCATCTTCATCAACCAGATCCGCATGAAGATCGGCGTGATGTTCGGCAACCCCGAAACCACCACCGGCGGCAACGCGCTCAAGTTCTACTCGTCGGTGCGCCTCGATATCCGCCGCATCGGTTCCATCAAGAAGGGCGAAGAGGTCATCGGCAACGAAACCCGCGTCAAGGTCGTCAAGAACAAGGTCTCGCCCCCGTTCAAGCAGGCCGAGTTCGACATCATGTACGGTTCGGGCATCTCGCGCGAAGGCGAAATCATCGACCTGGGCGTGCAGGCCGGCGTGGTGGACAAGGCCGGCGCCTGGTACAGCTACAACGGCAACCGCATCGGGCAGGGCAAGGACAACGTGCGCGAATACCTGAAAGAGCACCAGGACATCGCCATCGAAATCGAGAACAAGGTCCGCGAGAACCAGGGCATCGTCAGCCGCGCGTCCACCTTCACGGCCACCGCCGAAGAGGCCGACGAGGGCAGCGCCGAGTAA
- a CDS encoding LysR family transcriptional regulator, which translates to MLEVRHLETLAAIRDGGSLQEAAERLHLTQSALSHQLRDLETRLGVALLNRRTRPARLTTAGLRILALADDVLPRLRATERELQRLAAGRTGRLHMAIDCHSCFQWLMPALDAFRVQWPDVALDLSAAFSFAPLPALVRGDLDLVVTSDPQQLEAVTYLPLFRYELVLAVSESNPLATERHVSPEQLADQTLITYPVDRQRLDVFTAFLDPADVEPAAVRKAELTPIIAQLVASNRGVAALPNWALSEYLGQSWLRVCHLGPQGVWRTLYAAVRTEDSETTYIGEFLTIARDVCFKNLEGIKAARH; encoded by the coding sequence ATGCTCGAAGTCCGACATCTGGAAACCCTGGCCGCCATCCGCGACGGCGGCAGCCTGCAAGAGGCCGCCGAACGGCTGCACCTGACGCAATCGGCGCTGTCGCATCAGTTGCGTGACCTCGAGACGCGCCTGGGTGTTGCACTGCTGAACCGGCGCACCCGCCCTGCCCGCCTGACCACTGCCGGCCTGCGCATCCTGGCGCTGGCCGACGACGTGCTGCCGCGCCTGCGCGCCACCGAACGCGAGCTGCAGCGCCTGGCAGCGGGCCGCACCGGACGGCTGCACATGGCCATCGACTGCCACTCCTGCTTTCAATGGCTGATGCCGGCGCTGGACGCCTTCCGCGTGCAATGGCCCGACGTGGCGCTGGACCTCTCGGCTGCATTCTCGTTCGCGCCGCTGCCGGCGCTGGTGCGCGGCGACCTGGACCTGGTCGTGACCTCGGACCCGCAACAACTGGAAGCGGTGACCTACCTGCCCCTCTTCCGCTACGAACTGGTGCTGGCGGTGTCGGAATCGAACCCCCTGGCCACGGAGCGGCACGTCAGTCCCGAACAGCTGGCAGACCAGACATTGATCACGTACCCGGTGGATCGGCAGCGGCTGGACGTATTCACCGCTTTCCTGGACCCTGCCGACGTGGAACCGGCCGCGGTCCGCAAGGCGGAACTGACGCCGATCATCGCGCAGTTGGTGGCCAGCAACAGAGGGGTGGCCGCCCTGCCGAACTGGGCGCTGTCAGAGTATCTGGGACAGAGCTGGCTGCGCGTATGCCACCTTGGGCCGCAAGGCGTATGGCGCACGCTATACGCCGCGGTGCGCACCGAGGACAGCGAGACGACCTATATCGGCGAGTTCCTGACCATCGCGCGGGATGTTTGCTTCAAGAACCTGGAAGGGATCAAGGCTGCAAGGCATTGA
- a CDS encoding response regulator transcription factor, with protein MRILIAEDDSILADGLSRSLRHNGYAVDAVGDGLAADSALAIQPFDLLILDLGLPHLPGLEVLRRLRVRNSVLPVLILTAADSIEQRVKGLDLGADDYMAKPFALSELEARVRALTRRGAGGGSTMVRHGRLVFDQTGRIATVDDQTLDLSAREVSLLEILLARSGRMVSKTQLVDHLCEWGEEVSNNAIEVYVHRLRKKLEPSGVKIITVRGLGYCLEREQGAVPQLTH; from the coding sequence ATGCGCATCCTGATCGCTGAAGACGACAGCATCCTGGCCGACGGCCTGTCCCGCTCGCTGCGCCACAACGGCTATGCGGTGGACGCGGTAGGCGACGGCCTGGCCGCCGACTCCGCGCTGGCCATCCAGCCGTTCGACCTGCTCATCCTCGACCTCGGCCTGCCGCACCTGCCCGGCCTCGAGGTGCTGCGCCGCCTGCGGGTGCGCAATTCGGTGCTGCCGGTGCTCATCCTCACCGCCGCCGACAGCATCGAGCAACGCGTCAAGGGACTGGACCTGGGCGCCGACGACTACATGGCCAAGCCCTTCGCCCTGTCCGAGCTCGAGGCGCGCGTGCGCGCGTTGACGCGACGCGGCGCCGGCGGAGGGTCCACGATGGTGCGCCACGGCCGCCTGGTATTCGACCAGACCGGCCGCATCGCCACGGTGGACGACCAGACGCTCGACCTCTCCGCCCGCGAGGTCAGCCTGCTCGAGATCCTGCTGGCGCGCAGCGGCCGCATGGTCAGCAAGACGCAGCTGGTCGACCATCTTTGCGAATGGGGCGAGGAAGTCAGCAACAATGCCATCGAGGTCTACGTGCACCGGCTGCGCAAGAAACTCGAACCGAGCGGCGTGAAGATCATCACGGTGCGCGGACTAGGCTATTGCCTGGAGCGCGAACAGGGTGCCGTCCCACAGCTCACCCATTGA
- a CDS encoding serine hydrolase domain-containing protein, whose amino-acid sequence MAAALPACGSDDDESDFSGTVEWGRQAIAQAMRAHPDTAAVSIALFHDEDIVWQEAFGQSAPQAGRAATIDTRFNVGSVSKVLAGLTGVILQDQGRLDLDRPVAEYLSDFTMLSPAYTRITSRHLLSHASGLPGTHDANVFSFGPVPGYAEAAAAGFAHYHLKHAPGQLQVYCNDGFTLFERVVLEVSGLSYPAFVQRYILDPLDMNRSGYVLAPSAEGTYAHPYRDGRQYPQEVCNAYATGGLCATPGDMMNLARMFLDRGMYRGRRIVSEAGIAAMAADQSATTRINPSPEWRWGLGWDSVRQPGLDAAGVLAWEKNGGTAFFSTEFFVIPEARLGLLLTGSQGYDPLPIAEGVLLRALEDAGRLRSLPSTVDRTPESSASAPADVADAAGIYGNYQAPIRVQVRDGGSTLALSTWRDGAWTPTNAGIDEYRYRADGWWQSGTAGAPAYRFVVAEGMDEEGLSYRYRYLVMRVAPGAGVAFVTMPIGQQLAARAPLSSAWRARLGSRWQVTNEAPESVALELDDGVLLEIGELDDLPGYVLVGGAQLLIPMDDRRAGMSVKVPVNHGRDLKEIVFEGGGTPVMRIGGMIYARADVDA is encoded by the coding sequence TTGGCAGCGGCATTGCCCGCCTGCGGCAGCGACGACGACGAGTCCGACTTTTCCGGCACGGTCGAGTGGGGCCGCCAGGCCATCGCGCAGGCGATGCGCGCGCACCCCGACACCGCCGCCGTCTCCATCGCGCTGTTCCATGACGAGGACATCGTCTGGCAAGAGGCCTTCGGCCAGTCCGCGCCCCAGGCCGGGCGCGCGGCCACCATCGACACCCGCTTCAACGTCGGCTCGGTGAGCAAGGTGCTGGCCGGCCTGACGGGCGTCATCCTGCAGGACCAGGGGCGACTCGATCTCGACCGTCCCGTCGCCGAGTACCTGTCCGATTTCACGATGCTGTCGCCGGCGTACACGCGGATCACGTCGCGCCATCTGCTGTCGCATGCGTCCGGCCTGCCCGGCACCCACGACGCCAACGTCTTCTCGTTCGGCCCGGTTCCTGGCTACGCCGAGGCCGCCGCGGCAGGTTTTGCGCACTATCACCTGAAGCACGCGCCGGGGCAGTTGCAGGTCTATTGCAATGACGGCTTCACCCTGTTCGAGCGCGTCGTGCTGGAGGTATCCGGCCTGAGCTATCCCGCGTTCGTGCAGCGGTACATCCTCGACCCCCTGGACATGAACCGGTCCGGCTATGTGCTCGCGCCTTCCGCCGAGGGCACGTATGCCCATCCGTACCGGGACGGCAGGCAGTATCCGCAGGAGGTCTGCAACGCATACGCCACGGGCGGCCTGTGCGCCACGCCCGGCGACATGATGAACCTGGCCCGCATGTTCCTGGACCGCGGCATGTACCGCGGCCGCCGCATCGTGTCCGAAGCCGGCATCGCCGCCATGGCGGCGGACCAGAGCGCCACCACCCGCATCAATCCTTCGCCGGAGTGGCGCTGGGGCCTGGGCTGGGACAGCGTCCGGCAGCCGGGCCTGGACGCCGCGGGGGTGCTGGCGTGGGAAAAGAACGGCGGCACCGCCTTCTTCTCGACCGAATTCTTCGTGATCCCCGAGGCGCGGCTCGGCCTGCTGCTGACGGGCAGCCAAGGCTACGATCCGCTGCCCATCGCCGAAGGCGTGCTGCTGCGCGCGCTGGAAGACGCGGGCAGGCTCCGATCGCTGCCGTCCACCGTCGACCGTACGCCCGAATCTTCGGCTTCGGCGCCGGCGGACGTCGCCGATGCCGCCGGCATCTATGGCAATTATCAGGCGCCGATCAGAGTCCAGGTGCGCGACGGCGGCTCGACGCTGGCGCTGTCCACCTGGCGCGACGGCGCGTGGACGCCCACGAACGCCGGCATCGACGAATACCGCTATCGCGCCGACGGATGGTGGCAGAGCGGTACCGCCGGCGCGCCTGCATACCGGTTCGTCGTGGCCGAAGGCATGGACGAGGAGGGCTTGTCCTATCGTTATCGCTACCTCGTCATGCGCGTCGCGCCCGGTGCGGGGGTGGCGTTTGTCACCATGCCCATCGGGCAGCAGTTGGCGGCACGCGCGCCGCTGTCCTCAGCCTGGCGCGCGCGACTGGGGTCGCGCTGGCAGGTCACCAACGAGGCGCCCGAGTCCGTCGCGCTGGAACTGGACGACGGCGTGCTTCTCGAGATCGGCGAACTGGACGACCTGCCCGGCTACGTGTTGGTGGGCGGGGCGCAGCTGCTGATTCCGATGGACGACCGGCGGGCCGGCATGTCGGTCAAGGTGCCGGTGAACCACGGCCGCGACCTGAAGGAGATCGTGTTCGAAGGCGGCGGCACGCCGGTCATGCGCATTGGCGGAATGATCTACGCCCGCGCGGACGTCGACGCCTGA
- a CDS encoding sensor histidine kinase produces the protein MLAPLFLLWPMSVAITYVVAQNIANVPYDQTLANSLRVLTHQIHAENGRAVLRMTDPAREVLRVDETGSVFWLALGSHGEYLGGDRALPLPAELGSPQPGTVLYADEALRGFGVRLAYTWVDLRLPGAEPALVLVAETVERRTRLANDIIKGVIIPQFVVLPVAVLLVWFGLSRGVAPLNALQQRLRARRPDDLSPIDERAAPSEIAPLVGAMNDLLNRLSANVEAQRRFVADAAHQLKTPLAGLRTQAELALRDASPEEMQSSLRQLVTGSERATRLVNQLLLLARAEHPDSAGLAPVDLNAIAYEQIQNWVPQALALSTDLGFEDAEAPVLINGNQILLAELLNNLIDNALRYTPRGGHITVRVRNDHGQGLLEVEDSGPGIAAAERTRVFDRFYRVLGTQSDGSGLGLAIVREIAQKHRARFGIDDHPTPFSDLPGTRIWVAFPTRHDEPADQAAP, from the coding sequence ATGCTCGCGCCGCTGTTCCTGCTGTGGCCCATGAGCGTGGCCATCACCTACGTGGTGGCGCAGAACATCGCCAACGTCCCCTACGACCAGACGCTGGCCAACAGCCTGCGGGTGCTGACTCACCAGATCCATGCCGAGAACGGCCGCGCGGTGCTGCGCATGACCGACCCGGCGCGCGAGGTACTGCGCGTCGACGAGACGGGCAGCGTGTTCTGGCTGGCCCTGGGCAGCCATGGCGAATACCTGGGCGGGGACCGCGCCCTGCCGCTGCCCGCCGAACTGGGTTCGCCGCAGCCCGGCACGGTGCTGTATGCGGACGAGGCGCTGCGCGGCTTCGGCGTGCGGCTGGCCTATACCTGGGTGGACCTGCGCCTGCCCGGCGCCGAGCCCGCGTTGGTGCTGGTGGCCGAAACCGTCGAGCGGCGCACGCGGCTCGCCAACGACATCATCAAGGGCGTCATCATTCCGCAGTTCGTGGTGCTGCCGGTGGCGGTGCTGCTGGTGTGGTTCGGCCTGAGCCGCGGCGTGGCGCCGCTGAACGCGCTGCAGCAGCGCCTGCGCGCGCGCAGGCCAGACGACCTGTCGCCCATCGACGAACGGGCCGCCCCCTCCGAGATCGCGCCGCTGGTGGGTGCCATGAACGACCTGCTGAACCGGCTGTCCGCCAACGTGGAGGCGCAGCGCCGCTTCGTGGCCGACGCGGCGCACCAGCTGAAGACGCCTCTGGCGGGCCTGCGCACGCAGGCCGAGCTGGCGCTGCGCGATGCCAGTCCCGAAGAGATGCAGTCCAGCTTGCGCCAGCTGGTCACGGGTTCGGAACGCGCCACCCGGCTGGTGAATCAACTGCTGCTGCTGGCTCGCGCCGAGCATCCCGATTCGGCGGGACTGGCGCCGGTGGACCTCAACGCCATCGCCTACGAACAGATCCAGAACTGGGTGCCGCAGGCCCTGGCATTGTCCACCGACCTGGGTTTCGAGGATGCAGAGGCCCCGGTGCTCATCAACGGCAATCAGATCCTGCTGGCCGAACTGCTGAACAACCTGATCGACAACGCGCTGCGATATACGCCGCGTGGCGGCCACATCACCGTGCGCGTGCGCAACGACCATGGACAAGGCCTGCTGGAGGTCGAGGACTCGGGCCCCGGCATCGCCGCCGCCGAACGCACGCGGGTGTTCGACCGCTTCTACCGCGTGCTGGGTACCCAGTCAGATGGCAGCGGGCTGGGCCTGGCGATCGTGCGCGAAATCGCCCAGAAGCATCGCGCCCGCTTCGGCATCGACGATCACCCCACGCCCTTCTCCGACCTGCCCGGCACGCGGATCTGGGTCGCCTTCCCGACGCGGCACGACGAGCCGGCGGACCAAGCCGCGCCATAG